The following coding sequences lie in one Loxodonta africana isolate mLoxAfr1 chromosome X, mLoxAfr1.hap2, whole genome shotgun sequence genomic window:
- the LOC100664139 gene encoding granulocyte-macrophage colony-stimulating factor receptor subunit alpha isoform X1: protein MGPLGMALLFSVLLTPTGLLAQGHQGLSTQEPVPRLHVTFDPREMTLAWDCRENATVVKCLMSHREEGQISMKPIDKQCSCTFELRSLHRGVVLTVEANTSQGLFEQELLYDNPGENGTAAENFSCFIYDEDFMNCTWAKGRAAPDDVQYFFYIRDSEGKKERECPHYLEHSGTHVGCLVEDLSELAFHSYFLVNGTSRRVGIQFFDSVLSRHKMNMYSPPTNITTNCNHSHCLLEWQRPRAQQNVPASELMYEVDIRQKGSKDGSSNKLISIPGNSGNKHNFPINPRASYTVQIRTANSRILHWGPWSEPVKFGFEEQESSPTYVYVLVVLGTLLGALVIGFLFKRFLLTHNLFPPIPKIKDKLNDNQQTNLQVSWDQLTSDAGKAENEDVLTVVEEVV from the exons ATGGGTCCCCTGGGGATGGCACTGCTGTTTTCTGTGTTGCTGACCCCAACAGGACTCCTGGCCCAGGGGCACCAGG GTCTTTCCACCCAGGAGCCAGTCCCCAGGCTGCATGTGACATTTGATCCGAGGGAAATGACATTAGCTTGGGACTGCAGAGAAAATGCCACCGTCGTCAAATGTCTGATGAGCCACAGGGAAGAAGGGCAGATTAGCATGAAG CCGATAGACAAACAATGTAGCTGCACCTTCGAACTCCGCTCTCTGCACAGAGGAGTCGTTCTCACGGTTGAAGCAaacaccagccagggactctttGAGCAAGAACTGCTGTACGACAACCCAG GCGAGAATGGAACGGCTGCAGAAAACTTCTCCTGCTTCATCTATGACGAGGATTTCATGAACTGCACGTGGGCAAAGGGCAGAGCGGCCCCAGACGACGTCCAATATTTCTTTTATATCCGAGACTCAGA gggaaagaaagaaagagaatgtCCACATTACCTAGAACACTCAGGAACCCACGTTGGGTGTCTCGTCGAGGACCTCTCGGAATTAGCCTTTCACAGCTACTTCCTGGTTAATGGAACCAGCAGACGAGTGGGAATCCAGTTCTTTGATTCAGTTTTGTCGAGGCATAAAATGA ATATGTACAGTCCACCCACCAACATCACCACGAACTGCAACCACTCACACTGCCTCCTCGAGTGGCAACGCCCCAGGGCCCAGCAAAACGTGCCTGCCAGTGAGCTGATGTATGAGGTAGACATCCGGCAAAAG GGCAGTAAAGATGGCAGCAGCAATAAACTG ATTTCCATTCCTGGTAATTCCGGAAACAAGCACAACTTTCCTATCAACCCCAGAGCAAGTTACACTGTGCAAATCAGAACCGCAAACTCCCGGATCCTTCACTGGGGTCCCTGGAGCGAGCCTGTGAAGTTTG GCTTTGAAGAACAAGAATCCAGCCCCACCTATGTCTATGTGTTGGTGGTCCTGGGAACCCTCCTTGGTGCCCTGGTCATTGGGTTTCTTTTTAAAAG GTTCCTTCTGACGCATAATTTATTCCCTCCGATTCCGAAGATCAAAGATAAACTGAACGACAACCAGCAGACAAACCTGCAG GTCAGCTGGGACCAGCTCACATCCGACGCAGGAAAAGCTGAGAACGAAGACGTCCTGACGGTGGTGGAAGAAGTCGTGTGA
- the LOC100664139 gene encoding granulocyte-macrophage colony-stimulating factor receptor subunit alpha isoform X4 encodes MGPLGMALLFSVLLTPTGLLAQGHQGLSTQEPVPRLHVTFDPREMTLAWDCRENATVVKCLMSHREEGQISMKPIDKQCSCTFELRSLHRGVVLTVEANTSQGLFEQELLYDNPDMYSPPTNITTNCNHSHCLLEWQRPRAQQNVPASELMYEVDIRQKGSKDGSSNKLISIPGNSGNKHNFPINPRASYTVQIRTANSRILHWGPWSEPVKFGFEEQESSPTYVYVLVVLGTLLGALVIGFLFKRFLLTHNLFPPIPKIKDKLNDNQQTNLQVSWDQLTSDAGKAENEDVLTVVEEVV; translated from the exons ATGGGTCCCCTGGGGATGGCACTGCTGTTTTCTGTGTTGCTGACCCCAACAGGACTCCTGGCCCAGGGGCACCAGG GTCTTTCCACCCAGGAGCCAGTCCCCAGGCTGCATGTGACATTTGATCCGAGGGAAATGACATTAGCTTGGGACTGCAGAGAAAATGCCACCGTCGTCAAATGTCTGATGAGCCACAGGGAAGAAGGGCAGATTAGCATGAAG CCGATAGACAAACAATGTAGCTGCACCTTCGAACTCCGCTCTCTGCACAGAGGAGTCGTTCTCACGGTTGAAGCAaacaccagccagggactctttGAGCAAGAACTGCTGTACGACAACCCAG ATATGTACAGTCCACCCACCAACATCACCACGAACTGCAACCACTCACACTGCCTCCTCGAGTGGCAACGCCCCAGGGCCCAGCAAAACGTGCCTGCCAGTGAGCTGATGTATGAGGTAGACATCCGGCAAAAG GGCAGTAAAGATGGCAGCAGCAATAAACTG ATTTCCATTCCTGGTAATTCCGGAAACAAGCACAACTTTCCTATCAACCCCAGAGCAAGTTACACTGTGCAAATCAGAACCGCAAACTCCCGGATCCTTCACTGGGGTCCCTGGAGCGAGCCTGTGAAGTTTG GCTTTGAAGAACAAGAATCCAGCCCCACCTATGTCTATGTGTTGGTGGTCCTGGGAACCCTCCTTGGTGCCCTGGTCATTGGGTTTCTTTTTAAAAG GTTCCTTCTGACGCATAATTTATTCCCTCCGATTCCGAAGATCAAAGATAAACTGAACGACAACCAGCAGACAAACCTGCAG GTCAGCTGGGACCAGCTCACATCCGACGCAGGAAAAGCTGAGAACGAAGACGTCCTGACGGTGGTGGAAGAAGTCGTGTGA
- the LOC100664139 gene encoding granulocyte-macrophage colony-stimulating factor receptor subunit alpha isoform X2, whose product MTLGDTIQSIPRAASCLSTQEPVPRLHVTFDPREMTLAWDCRENATVVKCLMSHREEGQISMKPIDKQCSCTFELRSLHRGVVLTVEANTSQGLFEQELLYDNPGENGTAAENFSCFIYDEDFMNCTWAKGRAAPDDVQYFFYIRDSEGKKERECPHYLEHSGTHVGCLVEDLSELAFHSYFLVNGTSRRVGIQFFDSVLSRHKMNMYSPPTNITTNCNHSHCLLEWQRPRAQQNVPASELMYEVDIRQKGSKDGSSNKLISIPGNSGNKHNFPINPRASYTVQIRTANSRILHWGPWSEPVKFGFEEQESSPTYVYVLVVLGTLLGALVIGFLFKRFLLTHNLFPPIPKIKDKLNDNQQTNLQVSWDQLTSDAGKAENEDVLTVVEEVV is encoded by the exons ATGActctgggagacacaattcaatccatcccAAGAGCAGCAAGTT GTCTTTCCACCCAGGAGCCAGTCCCCAGGCTGCATGTGACATTTGATCCGAGGGAAATGACATTAGCTTGGGACTGCAGAGAAAATGCCACCGTCGTCAAATGTCTGATGAGCCACAGGGAAGAAGGGCAGATTAGCATGAAG CCGATAGACAAACAATGTAGCTGCACCTTCGAACTCCGCTCTCTGCACAGAGGAGTCGTTCTCACGGTTGAAGCAaacaccagccagggactctttGAGCAAGAACTGCTGTACGACAACCCAG GCGAGAATGGAACGGCTGCAGAAAACTTCTCCTGCTTCATCTATGACGAGGATTTCATGAACTGCACGTGGGCAAAGGGCAGAGCGGCCCCAGACGACGTCCAATATTTCTTTTATATCCGAGACTCAGA gggaaagaaagaaagagaatgtCCACATTACCTAGAACACTCAGGAACCCACGTTGGGTGTCTCGTCGAGGACCTCTCGGAATTAGCCTTTCACAGCTACTTCCTGGTTAATGGAACCAGCAGACGAGTGGGAATCCAGTTCTTTGATTCAGTTTTGTCGAGGCATAAAATGA ATATGTACAGTCCACCCACCAACATCACCACGAACTGCAACCACTCACACTGCCTCCTCGAGTGGCAACGCCCCAGGGCCCAGCAAAACGTGCCTGCCAGTGAGCTGATGTATGAGGTAGACATCCGGCAAAAG GGCAGTAAAGATGGCAGCAGCAATAAACTG ATTTCCATTCCTGGTAATTCCGGAAACAAGCACAACTTTCCTATCAACCCCAGAGCAAGTTACACTGTGCAAATCAGAACCGCAAACTCCCGGATCCTTCACTGGGGTCCCTGGAGCGAGCCTGTGAAGTTTG GCTTTGAAGAACAAGAATCCAGCCCCACCTATGTCTATGTGTTGGTGGTCCTGGGAACCCTCCTTGGTGCCCTGGTCATTGGGTTTCTTTTTAAAAG GTTCCTTCTGACGCATAATTTATTCCCTCCGATTCCGAAGATCAAAGATAAACTGAACGACAACCAGCAGACAAACCTGCAG GTCAGCTGGGACCAGCTCACATCCGACGCAGGAAAAGCTGAGAACGAAGACGTCCTGACGGTGGTGGAAGAAGTCGTGTGA
- the LOC100664139 gene encoding granulocyte-macrophage colony-stimulating factor receptor subunit alpha isoform X3: protein MTLAWDCRENATVVKCLMSHREEGQISMKPIDKQCSCTFELRSLHRGVVLTVEANTSQGLFEQELLYDNPGENGTAAENFSCFIYDEDFMNCTWAKGRAAPDDVQYFFYIRDSEGKKERECPHYLEHSGTHVGCLVEDLSELAFHSYFLVNGTSRRVGIQFFDSVLSRHKMNMYSPPTNITTNCNHSHCLLEWQRPRAQQNVPASELMYEVDIRQKGSKDGSSNKLISIPGNSGNKHNFPINPRASYTVQIRTANSRILHWGPWSEPVKFGFEEQESSPTYVYVLVVLGTLLGALVIGFLFKRFLLTHNLFPPIPKIKDKLNDNQQTNLQVSWDQLTSDAGKAENEDVLTVVEEVV from the exons ATGACATTAGCTTGGGACTGCAGAGAAAATGCCACCGTCGTCAAATGTCTGATGAGCCACAGGGAAGAAGGGCAGATTAGCATGAAG CCGATAGACAAACAATGTAGCTGCACCTTCGAACTCCGCTCTCTGCACAGAGGAGTCGTTCTCACGGTTGAAGCAaacaccagccagggactctttGAGCAAGAACTGCTGTACGACAACCCAG GCGAGAATGGAACGGCTGCAGAAAACTTCTCCTGCTTCATCTATGACGAGGATTTCATGAACTGCACGTGGGCAAAGGGCAGAGCGGCCCCAGACGACGTCCAATATTTCTTTTATATCCGAGACTCAGA gggaaagaaagaaagagaatgtCCACATTACCTAGAACACTCAGGAACCCACGTTGGGTGTCTCGTCGAGGACCTCTCGGAATTAGCCTTTCACAGCTACTTCCTGGTTAATGGAACCAGCAGACGAGTGGGAATCCAGTTCTTTGATTCAGTTTTGTCGAGGCATAAAATGA ATATGTACAGTCCACCCACCAACATCACCACGAACTGCAACCACTCACACTGCCTCCTCGAGTGGCAACGCCCCAGGGCCCAGCAAAACGTGCCTGCCAGTGAGCTGATGTATGAGGTAGACATCCGGCAAAAG GGCAGTAAAGATGGCAGCAGCAATAAACTG ATTTCCATTCCTGGTAATTCCGGAAACAAGCACAACTTTCCTATCAACCCCAGAGCAAGTTACACTGTGCAAATCAGAACCGCAAACTCCCGGATCCTTCACTGGGGTCCCTGGAGCGAGCCTGTGAAGTTTG GCTTTGAAGAACAAGAATCCAGCCCCACCTATGTCTATGTGTTGGTGGTCCTGGGAACCCTCCTTGGTGCCCTGGTCATTGGGTTTCTTTTTAAAAG GTTCCTTCTGACGCATAATTTATTCCCTCCGATTCCGAAGATCAAAGATAAACTGAACGACAACCAGCAGACAAACCTGCAG GTCAGCTGGGACCAGCTCACATCCGACGCAGGAAAAGCTGAGAACGAAGACGTCCTGACGGTGGTGGAAGAAGTCGTGTGA